The proteins below come from a single bacterium genomic window:
- a CDS encoding alpha-N-arabinofuranosidase: MFSVSASAQNPANVLTVQVDKAEHTISRHLYGHFAEHLGRCIYGGFWVGEDSPIANVRGIRQDVVQALRDIAIPNLRWPGGCFADTYHWKDGVGPRAQRPTIINVHWGGVTEDNSFGTHEFMDLCEQLGCDPVICGNLGSGTVQEMAQWVEYLTSDNISPMTEWRKKNGRDKPWRVAFWGLGNESWGCGGTMTAAYYSDEMRRYSTFCLNFSGNDLYKVACGPYGDQIEWTETLMKDENTRRMFKGLSLHYYTVCHDWGKKGSATAFDDGEWFTTMKKTLEMETHIRRHSEIMDRYDPEKRIGLVVDEWGNWHDVEPGTNPGFLYQQNTLRDALVAGINLNLFNNHCDRVTMANIAQTINVLQAMLLTRDDQLVRTPSYYVFKMFKVHQDATMIPVTLQCESFSMGSESLPALTASASRNAAGILHLSITNIDLQQSKELVCELAGIGPIQRVSGEVLTASAMNAYNDFNKAETVRPSGFDRFTVKGNRLRVTVPAKSVVVLEIYP; encoded by the coding sequence ATGTTTTCTGTTTCCGCATCAGCGCAAAATCCCGCCAATGTGCTGACCGTGCAGGTCGACAAGGCCGAACACACCATCAGCCGGCATTTGTACGGCCATTTCGCCGAGCATCTGGGCCGGTGCATCTATGGCGGATTTTGGGTGGGGGAAGATTCTCCCATTGCCAATGTGCGCGGCATCCGTCAGGATGTGGTGCAGGCCCTGCGCGATATCGCCATTCCAAATTTACGCTGGCCGGGTGGTTGCTTCGCCGACACCTACCATTGGAAGGACGGCGTCGGACCGCGCGCTCAGCGGCCCACGATCATCAACGTGCATTGGGGGGGCGTGACGGAGGACAACAGCTTCGGCACGCACGAGTTCATGGACCTGTGCGAACAGCTGGGTTGCGATCCAGTCATCTGCGGCAATCTCGGCAGCGGCACCGTACAGGAGATGGCGCAGTGGGTGGAGTATCTCACCTCCGACAACATCAGCCCTATGACCGAATGGCGCAAGAAGAACGGCAGGGACAAACCTTGGCGCGTAGCCTTTTGGGGGCTTGGCAATGAGAGCTGGGGATGCGGCGGCACAATGACCGCGGCCTATTACAGTGATGAGATGCGGCGCTATTCCACCTTTTGTCTTAATTTCAGCGGCAATGACCTTTACAAGGTGGCCTGCGGCCCCTATGGGGATCAGATCGAATGGACCGAGACGCTGATGAAGGATGAGAACACCCGCCGGATGTTCAAAGGTCTTTCCTTGCATTATTACACGGTATGCCATGATTGGGGGAAAAAGGGCTCGGCCACTGCCTTTGACGATGGCGAATGGTTCACCACCATGAAAAAGACTCTGGAAATGGAAACACACATCCGCCGCCACTCTGAAATAATGGACCGGTACGATCCGGAAAAGCGCATCGGGCTGGTGGTGGATGAATGGGGCAACTGGCATGATGTAGAGCCTGGTACGAATCCTGGCTTTTTATATCAGCAGAACACGCTGCGCGATGCGCTGGTGGCGGGAATCAATTTGAATCTGTTCAACAACCACTGTGACCGCGTCACCATGGCCAACATCGCCCAGACCATCAATGTGTTGCAGGCCATGCTGCTCACCCGAGACGACCAGCTGGTGCGCACGCCATCCTATTATGTCTTTAAAATGTTCAAGGTGCATCAGGATGCCACTATGATCCCGGTGACGCTTCAGTGCGAATCCTTCAGCATGGGGTCAGAGTCTTTGCCGGCGCTGACCGCCTCCGCCTCGCGCAACGCGGCGGGCATCCTGCACCTGTCGATCACCAACATCGATCTGCAGCAAAGCAAGGAGCTTGTCTGCGAACTGGCCGGCATTGGTCCTATTCAACGGGTGAGCGGCGAGGTCCTGACCGCCTCTGCCATGAATGCATACAATGATTTCAATAAAGCGGAGACCGTTCGGCCGTCCGGCTTTGACCGGTTCACCGTAAAAGGGAACCGGCTGCGAGTGACCGTGCCGGCCAAATCGGTGGTCGTGCTGGAGATTTATCCCTAG
- the araD gene encoding L-ribulose-5-phosphate 4-epimerase AraD, translated as MSVYDELKNRAYQCNMELPRRGVVLYSFGNVSALDSDRGVIAIKPSGIAYEKLQPEDMVVVDLDGGVVEGRLNPSSDTRTHLVLYRHFPQIQGVAHTHSPYAVAWAQAARPIPLLGTTHADQTHLDIPCTEFLSEQSIRADYEEETGLQIIRTFAHLSPQEVEMVLVAGHGPFTWGASPEQAVYHAVMLEELARMAWLTLQINPLAERLPADLIQKHYQRKHGPNAYYGQSGPLAK; from the coding sequence ATGAGCGTCTATGATGAACTGAAAAATCGCGCTTACCAGTGCAACATGGAATTGCCGCGCCGGGGCGTTGTGCTTTACAGCTTTGGCAACGTCAGCGCACTGGATAGCGACCGCGGCGTGATCGCCATCAAGCCCAGCGGCATCGCCTATGAAAAGCTGCAGCCCGAAGACATGGTGGTGGTGGATCTGGACGGCGGGGTGGTGGAGGGTCGCCTCAATCCTTCGTCCGACACCCGCACCCATCTGGTTCTCTATCGCCACTTTCCTCAGATCCAGGGCGTGGCGCACACCCATTCCCCTTACGCGGTGGCCTGGGCTCAGGCCGCCAGACCGATTCCACTGCTGGGCACCACGCACGCTGATCAGACCCATCTGGATATCCCCTGCACGGAATTTTTATCTGAACAGAGCATTCGGGCAGACTATGAGGAGGAAACCGGCCTGCAGATTATCAGGACATTTGCTCATCTCTCCCCGCAGGAGGTGGAGATGGTGCTGGTCGCCGGACACGGCCCGTTCACCTGGGGCGCTTCGCCGGAACAGGCGGTCTATCATGCCGTGATGCTGGAAGAGCTGGCCAGAATGGCCTGGTTGACGCTGCAGATCAATCCCCTCGCTGAGCGATTGCCCGCTGATTTGATCCAGAAACATTATCAGCGCAAGCACGGCCCCAATGCCTACTATGGTCAATCCGGACCTTTAGCCAAGTGA